From the bacterium genome, one window contains:
- a CDS encoding proton-conducting transporter membrane subunit encodes MLIALAIMLCGGWLSLIFSRSPRWATGLGVGSVVVGCLLGLGPAFQGLLGGGVESFRMPWAVPGGEFYIQLDALSAFFLIPIFGLSALAAVYGGNYLLAYRDRKMLGASWFFFNLFVAAMALVVLARQAVLFMMAWEVMSVSAFFLVTFEHEKKDVRVAGWIYLVASHVGAAFLLAMFLYLGRASGSLDFDTFVVPGAMAGRVILLLALVGFGIKAGMVPLHIWLPEAHPAAPSHVSALMSGVMIKLGLYGLFRVMMFLGTPAVWWGPMFVTIGFVGAVLGISFALFQRDLKRALAYSSIENMGLILLALGIGLWGLTSQHPVVAALGLAGAFLHIWNHSLMKSLMFLGAGSVMHGAGGRDMERLGGLMKRMPRTGTAMVIGAVAIAALPPLNGFVSEWLIYLALLHGGMEFSGGGSVIMLLGVGLLALVGAMALLCFVRLVGIVLLGEPRSDEASHAHESSRWMTAPLAVLAGLCILAALIPGVLVKAFEGVIGEVFGLSVGPFEAALSASSALTVLGDVNLVIWGLIGLVALFFVFARRRGGVAADTTWNCGYMAPAASMQYTGQSFSEMMVSRLFLKSFRPKTHVVAPREVFPVAGKMTTSYPDTLSRVLYQPLFNWLAGRFARLRWLQQGKIQVYMMYFVVVLLLAFAWQVIRSWLNYE; translated from the coding sequence ATGCTGATAGCCTTGGCAATCATGCTGTGTGGCGGATGGCTTTCGTTGATCTTTAGCCGCTCGCCCCGTTGGGCAACCGGGTTGGGCGTGGGGTCGGTCGTAGTGGGGTGTCTACTGGGATTGGGGCCTGCTTTTCAGGGATTGCTGGGGGGTGGAGTCGAGTCGTTCCGTATGCCGTGGGCGGTGCCGGGGGGTGAGTTTTATATCCAGCTGGACGCCTTATCTGCCTTCTTCCTGATCCCTATTTTCGGGCTCTCTGCGTTGGCGGCTGTGTATGGGGGCAACTATCTGCTGGCGTATCGGGATCGCAAGATGCTTGGCGCATCATGGTTTTTCTTCAATCTGTTTGTGGCCGCGATGGCTTTGGTGGTGTTGGCGCGCCAGGCGGTTCTCTTTATGATGGCCTGGGAAGTGATGTCGGTGTCGGCATTTTTCCTAGTGACCTTTGAGCACGAAAAAAAGGATGTCCGGGTTGCCGGATGGATCTATCTGGTGGCGTCGCATGTTGGGGCGGCTTTCTTACTGGCGATGTTTTTGTATTTGGGCCGCGCCTCGGGGTCGCTCGACTTTGACACCTTTGTTGTGCCGGGTGCCATGGCCGGACGGGTGATTCTGTTACTTGCGCTGGTTGGCTTTGGGATCAAGGCGGGCATGGTTCCCCTGCATATCTGGTTGCCGGAGGCACACCCGGCGGCGCCAAGTCATGTTTCGGCACTGATGTCCGGGGTGATGATCAAGCTGGGGCTTTATGGGTTGTTCCGGGTCATGATGTTTCTGGGCACCCCGGCGGTCTGGTGGGGTCCCATGTTTGTGACCATCGGGTTTGTCGGCGCCGTTTTAGGAATATCGTTTGCGTTGTTTCAGCGCGACCTGAAGCGGGCTTTGGCCTATTCCAGCATCGAAAATATGGGCCTCATTTTGCTGGCGTTGGGCATTGGATTGTGGGGGCTGACCAGCCAGCACCCCGTGGTGGCGGCGTTGGGCTTGGCGGGTGCTTTTCTACATATTTGGAATCATTCCCTGATGAAAAGCCTGATGTTTCTCGGAGCCGGCTCTGTGATGCATGGGGCTGGAGGAAGGGATATGGAGCGGCTGGGCGGCTTGATGAAGCGCATGCCCCGGACGGGTACGGCCATGGTGATAGGTGCGGTGGCGATTGCCGCCCTTCCGCCATTGAACGGGTTTGTCAGCGAGTGGCTGATCTATCTGGCGCTGCTTCACGGGGGCATGGAGTTTTCGGGTGGGGGTAGTGTGATCATGCTGCTGGGAGTTGGGTTATTGGCGTTGGTGGGTGCCATGGCGTTGTTATGCTTCGTAAGGCTTGTGGGCATCGTCCTGCTGGGGGAACCTCGTAGTGACGAAGCGAGTCACGCCCATGAGTCATCGCGCTGGATGACGGCCCCCCTGGCCGTTCTCGCCGGACTCTGCATTCTGGCGGCGCTTATCCCCGGCGTTCTTGTAAAGGCCTTTGAGGGCGTGATTGGGGAGGTCTTTGGCTTATCGGTGGGACCGTTTGAGGCCGCCTTAAGTGCCTCTTCTGCGCTTACGGTTTTGGGTGACGTGAATTTGGTGATCTGGGGATTGATTGGGTTGGTGGCGTTATTTTTTGTCTTTGCACGACGGCGCGGTGGGGTGGCGGCGGATACGACCTGGAACTGCGGCTATATGGCACCGGCGGCGAGTATGCAATATACCGGTCAATCATTTTCAGAAATGATGGTGTCGCGTTTATTTTTAAAATCGTTTCGCCCCAAAACTCATGTGGTGGCCCCCAGAGAGGTATTTCCTGTTGCGGGTAAAATGACCACAAGTTACCCGGACACCCTGAGCCGGGTGTTGTATCAGCCTTTATTCAACTGGCTCGCAGGTCGTTTTGCCAGACTGCGTTGGTTGCAGCAGGGGAAGATCCAGGTTTACATGATGTATTTCGTTGTTGTGCTCCTGCTGGCTTTTGCCTGGCAGGTTATTCGGTCATGGTTAAATTATGAGTGA
- a CDS encoding proton-conducting transporter membrane subunit — protein MAWFLFLVPLVFACVAAATPSNRWRPWLVPMGGLTHLLLTGFAVTGQPVSALKGWVVLDPISTLVLGFVSTVFFLCSLYAPAYLALRQERSNRVFCACLLAMLGMMTLVIMAHHLGLMWVAIEATTLATAPLLFFNHSPRSLEATWKYLLIGSVGIALALLGTFFLAYSSIHEGLEPTLLLEDLVHLAPRLSAPWLHAAFVLLLVGYGTKMGLAPMHTWKPDAYGEAPGLVGALLAGGVTSCAFLAILRFYQICSNAPEAAFAREILIFIGLLSMAVAAVFVIRQRDFKRMLAYSSVEHMGILVLGIGIGGVATYGALLHMITNGLTKGVMFLSAGNIHRAYESKSTDDVRGAMQRLPISGPLFLAGFLMVTGSPPGGPFISEFTILIGTIHAGKYWVAGLFLALLAIVFIGMGATVLRVVQGAPSAKAMATPYRDRPQLVIPIIILFVFALALGVWIPHSLDTLLQQAAAYLEGGHP, from the coding sequence ATGGCCTGGTTTCTATTTCTAGTTCCGTTGGTATTTGCTTGTGTGGCGGCGGCCACTCCCTCCAACCGGTGGCGCCCCTGGCTGGTGCCGATGGGGGGGTTGACGCATCTTCTGCTGACCGGCTTTGCGGTGACGGGGCAGCCCGTGTCGGCATTGAAGGGCTGGGTGGTCCTCGATCCCATCAGTACGCTGGTGCTGGGATTTGTCAGCACGGTCTTTTTTCTCTGTTCGCTGTATGCGCCCGCCTATCTGGCATTGCGGCAGGAACGTTCCAACCGGGTATTTTGCGCCTGTCTGCTGGCCATGTTGGGGATGATGACGCTGGTAATTATGGCTCATCATCTCGGACTGATGTGGGTGGCCATTGAGGCAACCACCCTGGCGACGGCGCCATTACTTTTCTTCAATCACAGTCCCCGTTCGCTCGAGGCAACGTGGAAATATCTATTGATTGGCTCAGTGGGTATTGCTCTGGCCCTGCTGGGCACCTTCTTTTTGGCGTACTCGTCGATTCATGAGGGCTTGGAGCCGACGTTGTTGTTGGAGGATCTGGTTCATTTGGCACCCCGGCTTTCGGCGCCCTGGCTGCATGCGGCGTTCGTTCTGTTGTTGGTGGGGTATGGAACCAAAATGGGATTGGCGCCGATGCACACCTGGAAACCGGATGCCTATGGGGAGGCGCCGGGGTTGGTTGGCGCCCTGCTGGCTGGCGGGGTGACGAGTTGTGCGTTTCTTGCGATTCTCCGGTTCTATCAGATATGCAGTAATGCCCCTGAAGCGGCGTTTGCCCGGGAGATCCTCATCTTTATTGGACTCCTCTCCATGGCAGTGGCGGCGGTGTTTGTGATCCGGCAGCGCGATTTTAAACGGATGCTGGCGTATTCCAGTGTCGAGCACATGGGCATTCTTGTTCTTGGGATCGGGATCGGCGGGGTGGCCACCTATGGCGCTCTGCTGCATATGATCACCAACGGCCTGACCAAAGGTGTCATGTTTCTGTCGGCGGGTAATATCCATCGAGCTTACGAGAGCAAAAGCACGGACGACGTGCGTGGGGCCATGCAGCGGTTGCCGATTTCCGGTCCGCTCTTTCTGGCGGGATTTCTCATGGTCACCGGGTCGCCGCCAGGCGGTCCGTTTATCAGTGAATTCACCATTCTGATCGGGACGATTCACGCCGGTAAATACTGGGTGGCCGGTCTTTTCCTGGCGCTGCTGGCGATTGTGTTTATCGGGATGGGGGCGACGGTGCTGCGGGTGGTTCAAGGGGCTCCCTCGGCCAAGGCGATGGCGACGCCCTATCGCGACCGCCCGCAATTGGTGATTCCGATCATTATCTTATTTGTGTTCGCATTAGCGTTGGGAGTGTGGATTCCGCATTCACTTGATACCCTTCTGCAACAGGCTGCGGCGTACTTGGAGGGAGGACATCCATGA
- a CDS encoding PTS sugar transporter subunit IIA, with protein MQLGVHDVARILNVSEKSIYRWIQQGQLPAYKVNDQYRFNRAELLEWANAQKINVSAEIFQEPDTSIELMPDLADSIEAGGIFYRVAGNDKESVLRSAVEVMKLPSDMDRDFLLRVLMAREAMASTGIGDGVAIPHVRNPIVLSVNHPAICLCFLEKPVEFGAIDDQPVHTLFTLVTPTVRVHLYLLSRLASALLDPAVKVVLNRQAPREEILATLRALKK; from the coding sequence ATGCAACTAGGTGTTCATGATGTGGCGAGAATTCTGAATGTTTCTGAGAAATCCATCTATCGGTGGATTCAACAGGGGCAACTTCCGGCGTACAAGGTCAACGATCAGTACCGGTTCAACCGGGCTGAGCTCCTGGAATGGGCCAATGCGCAGAAAATAAATGTTTCCGCGGAAATCTTTCAGGAGCCCGATACCTCCATCGAACTGATGCCGGATCTTGCTGATTCGATCGAGGCGGGGGGGATCTTTTACCGCGTGGCGGGGAATGACAAGGAGTCCGTATTGCGGTCCGCAGTGGAGGTGATGAAGTTACCTTCTGATATGGATCGGGACTTCCTGCTCCGGGTGCTCATGGCGCGCGAGGCCATGGCATCAACGGGGATTGGCGATGGCGTGGCTATTCCCCATGTTCGTAATCCGATTGTTCTTTCGGTCAATCACCCTGCGATTTGTCTCTGTTTTCTCGAAAAGCCGGTGGAGTTTGGTGCGATTGATGATCAACCGGTCCACACCCTGTTCACCTTGGTCACTCCGACGGTCCGGGTTCACCTCTATCTGCTTTCACGGTTGGCTTCGGCGTTACTGGATCCGGCGGTTAAGGTTGTTTTGAATCGGCAGGCGCCCCGTGAAGAGATTCTTGCCACGTTGCGGGCTCTTAAAAAATGA
- a CDS encoding TetR/AcrR family transcriptional regulator: protein MSRPVSIQPDAILEAARKVFMTHGYKASTALIAKAADVSEGSLFKHYKSKCNLFLAAMNVDGNVPSWSDCLLTSAGKGDIRATLETAGTQLLKHLRLILPRIMMITSSGVTIPKHHSPDELPPPIQKMEVLCRYFNLEIKAGRMEMESPEIQAQAFLGALSHYAWCETLFGYTPAAPDDYIRNVVDILVKATHTKKSGRKL from the coding sequence ATGTCCAGACCAGTATCCATACAACCTGATGCGATTCTTGAGGCGGCCCGTAAGGTCTTTATGACCCACGGGTACAAAGCCAGTACCGCACTTATTGCCAAGGCGGCGGACGTGTCAGAAGGATCTCTGTTCAAACACTACAAGAGTAAATGCAATCTATTCCTTGCCGCCATGAATGTGGACGGGAATGTCCCCTCATGGAGTGATTGCCTACTAACGTCCGCCGGAAAAGGCGATATCCGGGCCACGCTTGAAACAGCGGGAACGCAGCTTCTCAAACACCTTCGCCTGATTTTGCCCCGCATCATGATGATCACTTCAAGTGGTGTTACTATTCCCAAGCATCATTCTCCGGATGAACTCCCTCCGCCTATTCAAAAAATGGAGGTGCTGTGTAGATACTTTAACTTGGAAATCAAAGCCGGCCGCATGGAAATGGAATCCCCGGAAATTCAGGCTCAGGCTTTTCTGGGAGCCCTTTCTCACTACGCCTGGTGCGAGACGCTGTTTGGCTACACGCCAGCCGCCCCTGATGACTATATCCGTAACGTTGTAGACATTCTAGTAAAGGCCACTCATACCAAAAAATCGGGTCGAAAATTATGA
- a CDS encoding proton-conducting transporter membrane subunit: MSEWLVILGIACHAFSGVPGLFLRRDPAAGQWLAMRLAVLGSALGITGALVALWSPAQLFPVMRLDAIAVIFLIPIFLVSALGSIYGLEYWAQAEHSGNGRKLRVFYGLVTAGLAGVAVAANSLLFLFAWEVMALSAFFLVSTEDHDQEVRDAGMLYLVITHFSTLCLFALFAIWYVATGSFALGALPAGAVTPTMATVLFMLMVVAFGFKAGLMPFHIWLPSAHAMAPSHVSAMMSGVLIKIGIYGLVRMVSWLPDPPAWWGGTLLVLGTVSGVLGVVFALGQHDLKRLLAYHSIENIGIIVMGLGLALAGRSLHVTAWIVLGLAGALLHVWNHGLFKALLFLSAGSVIHSTHTRVIDRLGGLAAVMPFTALLFAVGAVAICGLPPLNGFVSELLIYLGLFRTLGIGAEPSWGVAAFAAAMLALIGALAVACFVKAFGAIFLGVARSDSARHAHESGRVMTGSMLVLAVCCFCIGLFPWAVSLVLELGIAAWVPGLNAELPALRTLAPLGWISMVAFTLIGLMFLIGLGLVRRLHRSRVTAAGTWDCGYAAPTPNMQYTASSFAQMLGSFFVWVLRPEVLVSEKQPVFPGRMHFRSHVMDVVLDEVLRPAYQIGVRISSRFHFFQAGNIHAYLAYIVIFLIVLLLWR; this comes from the coding sequence ATGAGTGAATGGTTGGTCATATTAGGGATAGCGTGTCATGCCTTCAGCGGTGTCCCGGGTCTATTTCTGCGTCGTGATCCGGCGGCGGGCCAGTGGCTGGCGATGAGGCTGGCAGTACTGGGGTCGGCCCTTGGCATTACGGGCGCTTTAGTCGCGCTATGGTCACCAGCGCAACTCTTTCCGGTCATGCGGCTTGATGCGATTGCAGTCATTTTCCTGATTCCCATTTTTCTGGTTTCGGCGCTCGGGTCAATTTATGGGCTGGAGTATTGGGCGCAGGCGGAGCATTCCGGCAATGGGCGGAAGTTGCGGGTATTTTACGGGCTGGTCACAGCGGGGCTGGCCGGGGTGGCGGTAGCAGCGAATTCCCTGCTGTTTTTGTTTGCCTGGGAAGTCATGGCGCTGAGTGCGTTCTTTCTGGTCAGCACAGAGGATCATGATCAGGAGGTGCGGGATGCAGGGATGCTGTATCTCGTGATCACCCATTTTTCCACCCTCTGTCTTTTTGCGCTGTTTGCGATCTGGTATGTCGCGACCGGATCGTTTGCATTGGGGGCATTACCCGCCGGGGCGGTGACTCCCACGATGGCAACGGTGCTCTTTATGTTAATGGTGGTGGCGTTTGGGTTCAAAGCCGGACTGATGCCGTTTCATATCTGGTTGCCGAGCGCTCATGCCATGGCCCCGAGCCATGTCTCGGCCATGATGTCGGGGGTGCTGATTAAAATCGGCATTTACGGGCTGGTTCGCATGGTCTCGTGGCTGCCCGATCCTCCGGCTTGGTGGGGCGGCACGCTCCTGGTGCTGGGGACAGTGTCCGGCGTGTTGGGAGTTGTGTTCGCGCTGGGCCAGCATGATCTCAAACGGCTTCTGGCTTATCACAGTATTGAAAATATCGGTATCATTGTGATGGGCCTCGGGCTGGCGCTGGCGGGCAGGTCTCTGCACGTGACGGCGTGGATCGTGCTGGGGTTGGCTGGGGCCTTGTTGCATGTTTGGAATCATGGATTATTTAAGGCCCTGCTATTCCTGAGCGCGGGTTCGGTGATTCATTCCACCCATACCCGGGTGATTGACCGACTGGGGGGACTGGCGGCCGTGATGCCCTTTACGGCCCTGCTTTTTGCCGTGGGCGCGGTCGCTATTTGCGGCTTGCCACCCCTGAATGGATTTGTAAGCGAATTGCTGATTTATCTGGGCTTGTTCAGGACGTTGGGAATAGGGGCCGAACCGTCATGGGGGGTGGCCGCCTTTGCCGCTGCCATGCTGGCGTTGATCGGGGCTTTGGCCGTAGCCTGTTTTGTGAAGGCGTTCGGGGCAATTTTCCTCGGGGTGGCCCGGTCTGATTCCGCCCGTCATGCGCATGAATCCGGGAGAGTCATGACCGGGTCGATGCTGGTGTTGGCTGTCTGTTGCTTTTGTATAGGACTGTTTCCCTGGGCGGTGAGCCTGGTATTGGAGCTGGGGATTGCGGCGTGGGTACCCGGCCTGAACGCAGAGCTGCCGGCCTTGAGAACGCTGGCCCCGCTGGGCTGGATCAGTATGGTGGCGTTTACCCTGATTGGATTGATGTTCCTGATCGGTCTGGGGCTTGTGAGGCGTCTTCACCGGAGCCGGGTGACGGCGGCGGGAACGTGGGATTGCGGGTATGCGGCACCGACCCCGAACATGCAGTACACGGCTTCCTCGTTTGCGCAGATGCTCGGCAGCTTTTTTGTATGGGTACTGCGGCCAGAAGTGCTTGTTTCAGAAAAACAACCGGTATTTCCGGGACGAATGCATTTTCGCAGTCATGTGATGGATGTGGTGTTGGATGAGGTGTTGAGACCTGCCTACCAGATCGGGGTCAGGATTTCGTCGCGGTTCCATTTCTTTCAGGCAGGGAATATCCATGCCTATTTGGCGTATATCGTGATTTTTCTGATCGTGTTACTGCTGTGGAGATAA
- a CDS encoding NADH-quinone oxidoreductase subunit H — protein sequence MSQILVHIFLLLVLPPLLLGVIGKTKALFGGRNGPPFLQPYYDLIRLFKKGSVFSTTTTWVFRAGPVVGLATVLLAGMLIPFGGHSAPVSFAGDMILFAYLFALGRFFTASAALDTGSAFEGMGAAREVTFSCLAEPALFFCFLVLAKLSASLSLTTMLDGTFPLGAGVAAPSLVLVAASLFIVLLVENSRIPFDDPNTHLELTMIHEVMVLDHSGPALGMIQYGAAMKLFVMGAVLLRVVAPFEAANVWADWGLFVVGILILAVVIGVVESVMARFRMVFVPTFLVAACLLSVFGVILLLR from the coding sequence ATGAGTCAAATTTTAGTGCACATTTTCTTACTGTTGGTGTTGCCGCCCCTGTTGTTGGGTGTCATTGGTAAAACCAAGGCATTATTCGGCGGACGGAATGGGCCCCCCTTCCTGCAGCCCTATTATGATTTGATCCGGTTATTCAAAAAGGGCTCGGTATTCAGCACTACCACCACCTGGGTATTCCGGGCAGGTCCTGTGGTGGGGTTGGCCACGGTGTTGCTGGCAGGGATGTTGATTCCGTTTGGGGGCCATAGCGCGCCGGTATCCTTTGCCGGCGATATGATTCTGTTCGCCTACCTCTTTGCGTTGGGCCGGTTTTTCACAGCATCGGCTGCGCTGGATACGGGGTCGGCTTTTGAGGGAATGGGTGCGGCGCGGGAGGTCACCTTCTCATGTCTGGCCGAACCGGCCCTCTTCTTCTGCTTTCTGGTGTTGGCCAAGTTGTCGGCCTCCCTTTCATTGACGACCATGCTGGATGGGACGTTCCCGCTGGGCGCTGGCGTGGCGGCCCCGTCACTGGTTCTGGTGGCGGCCAGTCTATTTATTGTGCTGCTGGTGGAGAATTCGCGCATTCCTTTTGATGATCCGAATACGCATCTGGAACTTACGATGATTCACGAGGTGATGGTGTTGGATCATAGTGGGCCGGCTCTGGGAATGATCCAGTATGGTGCCGCGATGAAACTGTTTGTGATGGGCGCGGTTCTGTTGCGTGTTGTGGCCCCGTTTGAGGCTGCTAATGTCTGGGCCGACTGGGGTTTGTTTGTGGTGGGCATATTGATTCTGGCGGTGGTCATTGGGGTAGTGGAATCCGTGATGGCACGTTTCCGCATGGTATTTGTGCCCACGTTTCTCGTGGCGGCCTGCCTGTTGTCGGTTTTTGGTGTGATCTTATTATTGAGGTAG
- a CDS encoding NADH-quinone oxidoreductase subunit C encodes MTSILKWLPVHNGERHARSEIPWLEGAVFRSSLIDAVADGAHVAAFFGRLPEDGQGVELMAVLACRDDGNFRVARMRVEGETFPSLTPACPQVHLFEREIAEQFGLRPEGHPWLKPVRFVKSDRAGHDAWGRAENTTPV; translated from the coding sequence ATGACATCCATTTTGAAGTGGTTGCCGGTTCATAACGGAGAGAGACATGCCCGGAGCGAGATCCCCTGGCTGGAGGGGGCGGTATTCAGGAGTTCCCTGATTGATGCCGTGGCCGATGGTGCGCATGTGGCGGCTTTCTTCGGGCGTTTGCCTGAAGATGGGCAAGGGGTGGAGCTCATGGCCGTGCTGGCCTGCCGGGATGATGGAAATTTCCGGGTCGCCCGGATGCGGGTGGAGGGGGAAACCTTTCCGTCGCTCACTCCTGCTTGTCCACAGGTTCATCTGTTTGAGCGTGAGATCGCTGAACAATTCGGGTTACGACCAGAGGGCCACCCCTGGCTCAAGCCCGTGCGGTTTGTGAAGTCTGACCGGGCGGGCCACGACGCCTGGGGGCGGGCGGAGAATACCACGCCGGTGG
- a CDS encoding hydrogenase yields the protein MNKFIDPILVLVLLLNFVALGASRMRTVIQAVAVQGMLLGVLIALAHGSLVLWVAMMALVTILLKGVVIPRMLFDAIRDVVIRREVEPIVGFIASLFLGAVGTGLAVLFARTLPIAHGDVGSLIVPAALSTVLTGFLMLTTRTKAITQVVGYLILENGVFIFGMLLMEAIPFLVELGVLLDLFVAIFVMGIIIHKISREFSSVSTQMLSELKE from the coding sequence ATGAATAAATTTATAGATCCTATTTTGGTGCTGGTGCTATTGCTCAACTTTGTGGCGCTGGGGGCGAGCCGGATGCGCACGGTCATCCAAGCCGTCGCGGTGCAAGGCATGCTTCTGGGTGTGTTGATCGCTCTCGCGCATGGTTCCCTGGTGTTATGGGTGGCGATGATGGCACTGGTGACCATCCTCCTCAAAGGCGTGGTGATTCCCCGCATGCTTTTTGATGCGATCCGGGATGTGGTGATCCGGCGCGAGGTGGAGCCGATCGTCGGGTTCATCGCTTCCCTCTTCCTGGGGGCGGTAGGGACGGGGTTGGCGGTATTGTTCGCCCGAACCCTGCCCATAGCCCACGGCGATGTGGGCTCTCTGATTGTTCCGGCAGCGCTCTCCACGGTGCTGACCGGGTTTCTGATGCTGACCACGCGCACGAAGGCCATTACGCAGGTCGTGGGGTATCTGATCCTGGAGAACGGGGTCTTTATTTTCGGTATGCTCCTGATGGAAGCGATCCCGTTCCTGGTGGAACTGGGTGTGCTGCTCGACTTGTTTGTCGCCATTTTTGTCATGGGCATCATCATTCATAAAATCAGCAGGGAATTCTCCTCCGTGAGTACCCAGATGCTGTCTGAGTTAAAGGAGTAA